GTAGTGTGATTATCAGTGACCCAAAATCTTTTAATCCTTTAAAAACAGTGGTTACTACTTCTAATCGGTAAAATGTGGCTTTCTGATCACTTTACTGCCAGCTTTTATGTATAAAAGGAACGTGAGCTTATCTCAATTTTATTTAATGTGGGGCATCACACTGTATGCCAACAGTGCTAGATCAAACTCATTTAACCCATTAAAGGTCAGTTGCATTAACGTTTTGATTGACAATCAAGTCTAAAAATATTGCACTAACACAGTTTAGCCCATGACTGGGGTTCAAATTTTGGATCAATTTGATCCCCTGATTTTGGCAAATGAAACTCATTGATTGACATGCAACTGgcaaaatccaagatggcagacaAGGCTAATAGCCTATTATTGTACCAGATTTCTCTCTCAGGGCGCCTGCCTGCAACTTGTAGTTTATTACTAAAATAAATTATCCTTGTTACTGAAGGAGAAACTAAAAGCCATTTATTGTGAATTAGAAGTTGTGGATGAAGGAGACGTCATGGATATCGCCTATGAGGAGTTAAGTAAAGCCTTTCGTCCCAACTACACGAGGCGATTCTCATTTaaacgagcgagtgatgtcaccacCACTTGTTCGCTAGTTGTTCGCGCTCTAGCAGAATGTTTAAACAGGCAGACAATcgctgagaatcgctcacttctcgctcagcactctGTATACACGGAGCAGGGAGTGTTTAGACGTAACaaaaggaaacgctaatgggtcccaagtcgattattcaattctatgcgccaaacaattagcgtccaaattttatgtacggaatgtaattctctcacttcctgatatataaatgaatgtatgtctgtctgtctgtcctttatgcattactacaccattcatccaattgccattagactttgggaagttgctgattacactcctgggaaggttactggcatagtacaactatcctacgataggtgccgcgcgtgcgagcatcgtcgacagttatgccccccagacaaagatcgtttgatttccatctcaagcacgaaagcaaaaggcattacgagcaacgggatgcgtgttcaactacaaaatgatgcatccgccgaacgtttcgcaagacaattgctggatattgagaatgctgaggtaaaatgaaagctgtgctgtgattggtttctatttcttatactgctgaggtaaaatggaagctgtgctgtgattggttgctatttcttatactgctgaggtaacatgaaagctgtgctgtgattggtggctacttcttatactactgaggttgcatgaaagctgtgctgcgattcgttgttatatgttataccactgaggtaacatgaaagctgcgctgtgattggttgctatatataataccgcagaggtaacatgaaagctgcgctgtgattggttgctattttttatattgctgaggcagaataaaagttgcgctgtgattggttgttatttctcttactgctgaggtaacatgaaagctgcgctgtgattggttgttatctagatatataaaaacgaatgaatgtctgtcttcgcagcaacgcacgacgggtaagctagtaggtTCATAAGACACATGGGAGTTGTAACAGGTAAGGTCTGTCTGTTTGCTGATGATGCAGAAGTAGGGTGGATACTCCTGGTGGATCTTCAACATGAAAACAGATTTAGCTTTATTGGATAAGCGGTCAAAATAGAGTAGAACTATGCACTGGGGGAGAAAGAATCCTCAGACTGAGTATCATATTGGCTGTTCTGCGGTATCCTGGACTTCAGAAAGAAGGGTTTATGGATTCTGATTTCTGACAATCTTAAAAGTCCACAGTGAAGTtaggcagcaaagaaagcaagtaggatgtgCGGCTGTATAGTGAGGGCTATAACCAGTAGAAACAGGGAGATTGTGATCTTGCTATATAGATGTCTCgcgagaccacatctggaatattgGGCCTTATTTACTAATAAATACAACAAttatctggcataaattataccataaaactgtcttacatgcttgcgCCACATTCaacgtgttttttttaaagtcttttggaTAGTTTTTCTGACCAGGTCTctggttttcagctcacctatgGAGTTAAATAGCCGTTACTCCTCCATTTAAGCAGAGCTGTAGTACTTCCCCATGGCCTTAAGAAGTGATGTGTGTTCGGTTCTGACACTCAGCTTTCTTTGATCACCTTCTTTTGTCTCTGCCGTCTCAGTTCTGCCCCGCTGAGTTGTTTGTATTCCTGAGTCTGTGTCCAGCCTGCTCTATCTGTGGGGTCCTCTGGACCGCCTTacaaattgatttcaatgggacccttaggcccaatgtccacgggcggagtttaattataaaatccacgcGAGTCTCTGACGGGCGAGATCTGCAGATCGAGCCACCctcagggatgcattagcatccgcaagacaatttaaagcatgcggaagtttgttttttttccccggcatgcggatcgcacacgtgggaagaaatcgcagcatgctccatttttctgcggatcccgcgtgacggcttccattgaagtcaatagaagctgtacgATCCACGGCACACCAACAGCTGTCACTGTAGACGTGCCGTGGAAAAacaggaaatgtttaaaaaaataaaaattgcactgcgcatgcgtcccgACACGTCGCCGGAGCGTCCAGATGCAacccgccgtgctgaagaaagaagagccGGCCAGCACGGGGGATAAAGGAGATCCgcactggatctggacaggtcAGAAAAGGATTTTATCTCTCCATGTCTGTGGGCACGgctggattcagcagtggaatctgtgagtgcaagtggacatgaggccttaagccttaaaggggttgtctcgcgccgaaatgggttttttttttttcccataggccccccgttcggcgcaggacaaccccaaaggatgtgttaaaaaaaaaaaattttattacttacccgaatccccgctctgcgacgtcttccttcaccaagatggccgccgggatcttcacccacgatgcaacgCGGGTCttgtcccatggtgcactgtgggctctgtgcggtccattgccgattccagcctcctgattggctggaatcggcacacgtgacagggcggagctacgaggaccagctctccggcacgagcggccccattcaccaggaagaaggcCGCaccgcgcaagcgcgtctaaaaacgccagaagacatcagaattagacggatccatggcgacggggacgctagcaacggagcaggtaagtgaataacttctgtatggctcatatttaatgcacgatgtacattacaaagtgcattaatatggccatacagaagtgtataaccccacttgctgccgtgagacaacccctttaacctcatgcccacagccggctCGGGTTCCGATTAAAAAGTCTCGCAGCGGAAGCAGACCCGATGCTGGACAGAGACCCTATACTGACCTGTCCGGATCCGTGGCTAGTGTCTTGGCTGGCGCAGAGGCGTATTCGTGGtgatttcaaaattgacattttagAATTGCCGCGGATTGGATCGCTTGCATTGacggcaatggaagccgttcgtacgATTTTCCACACAAAATAAAGCATTCTGCAATTCTCATCGCGAGCTGAAAATCACAGCTGATTTCCGCTCgttggcaggggagaatcatttggcctgtctatggacggacgttgctgcggaattcgcggcaggTGTGGGCACTGAGCCTGCTCTGCAATGTTTCCATCGAAGCCAATGGGTGAACAGTGGAGATCCTGTCACACGTGAGGCTGGCTATGTCACAGAAGCCATTTTTAAGCAGCGCTATCTCGGCCCGAGTGTGCGGACTGAGGTGCTCGCCCATGCGAATGTGCCGCAGAGTACAGTGAGGAGAGTCGAGGGCCGACACTGGACTGGGGTTAAGCATCATGGCCGCGCAGCACATAGAGGACCATATGCGACCTGTGGGTGTTACCTCCTAACTTCCCGCCCTCTGAGCTGATGACGCCACGGGTTCAGCATAGGGTCAGCGCGCACTGTGAGGTCTCCGCAGAGCCCCTCCCCTCCCGTGAGAATCACGTGACGGTGACGGCATCTTCCCGCGCTGGCTTCTCGTTTTCCTCCATCATGGCCGCTTCCATCACTGTCATGGAGCTCGGCTTCGTGCAGGAGTGCGAACCTTGGCGGCTGCGCAGCCCGCAGTTCCCCAGTAAGGTCGGGGGTCGGCCGGCCTGGCTGGGGGAGGAGGGGCTACCGGGACCGGAGAGGCTGCAGTGCGGGGTCTGTAAGAAGCCGCTAGCCTTCCTGCTACAGGTGTACGCGCCGTGTACCGGGAGCTTCCACCGCACCCTCTACCTGTTCGCCTGCCGGGACCCTGCGTGTCACCGGGCGGGGGAGAACCGCAGCTATAAAGGTACCAGTGGCGTCTGTAGGTGGTCGGTGACTAGAGGGGCCCTCCGACATTTGACCATTGGCGGTCAAAGAATCGTATTGTTTGTATTTGACAGATAATTGTAATGTGTAGGCGGCGGGGGATCTGTTAGTTTCTTGTTCGCACATTGCTGTGTATAAACGGCTGTTAGTGGTTCGCTGTGAACAACGTTTTAGTGAACGGTGCATCCGTCTGCCAATCTGGTTCCTGGCGCCGCAGGAAGGTGAGAGCGCGGACCACGAAATTACACAGGCAGCTGTGCCACGGACAGCGCTGTCTACTTCCTGGctgtgtatcttgtcaccaccggcgccgctgtcactctccccagcagcactgtccccggCGGCTGTAGCgtcacagctgcactagctgtGGAGGAAGACTATCGATCGCCTCCGCTCACTTGTAGTGGCCCTGCTGTGACTCTCCGTGGCACCTGTGTTCTCCCAGCTCCCTTCCCATTACCTTGGGCGGCAAGGAGGAAGCGGAGAGCCGTTGGTCCGCACATGTAAGCGCCGATGGGGCCCACTGTGATCGGCGGAGTAGTTTGCCGGCAGCACTGTAAGTCCCCACACATAAAGAAGCAGCCTGTTCCCCGGGTAAACAGTGCAGTGATTTTTGCCTTGCCACGAGGGTTGGTGATGTTTTGGTGTTAGGTTTAGATTATTAGATTACTACTTCTGTTACATGGAAGCCTTTTCAGCTAATAACGTAAACCTAACAGGTAAACTAATTCCTAACCGTCCTGACGAAGCAAACATCActacacactgtgctgctaggacctttgggagtcaccaatcgggagctaggggtgtgacagcggcGTTCCTGGATTCAAGCCCTGTCACatccctagcttcctggtggtgacaagatacaatgatacgagggatgtcaccagtaataatagtgaagtCCTGGTGTGTCCCTCTAAGCAAATGTTCCTTTAGTTTTTAGAAACCAGCTACCACGAAAGAATGAGACCTATTCGTACGGCCCCCCTCCAGACTCGCCACCCCCCGGAGAAGACCCAGCAAGCTTCCAGCTTAAGTGCGGCCTGCAGCTCTGCAGGGTATGTGGCTGTCTGGGGCCCAAGTCCTGTTCCCGGTGCCATAAAGCCAATTACTGTGACCGCCTGCATCAGCTGATAGACTGGAGGGCACAGCACAAGGTGGTGTGTGCGCAGGAGGCAGGTAAGCGGTGGGCAGGGGTTATGTTGGAGGGTGATCGGCTTATGTGGGGTGCATCCTGTTGTCTACTAGactgtaaataagccccattgttaTAAAGCCTGCAATGCTGGAGCATGCCTGAGagattttaacctcttaagggaTGACTTGGGCCTCGACGACTAAGTATATTTTCATAGTTGCATTCTGAAAGCCAGAACTTGTTTTAGACTTCTGTAGCcaaattaataataatctttttacatagcgccaacatagtccacagtgcttacaagacagggagAACAGAcacaaaaaccacagttacatgtagtaatcgattgatggaaacaatatgggtgagggtcctgctccaacgagcttacataccccaaataatggggtgatacagaaggtaaaggggctggagatgtgccaggTATGGCgagctggagagtgagggatgctatacacagacaatggtcagacgtaagccgtgtggtggctgaatccgtatgactgcagggggcggctgATTGTGGTTAGCAGGGATTTTGCAAGCTGccatcagtaggacagggagcgtgttattaggcggagtacagaggggtttggtttagcagATTAGAGCCGGTTTCTTGCAGGACTGTTTGTACTCTTCTGTGCTATCCTTTTAGGGGCACATAGAAATCTTTAATTACGTTTGTTAACGATTTCTGGGGTAatttttaatcctttccaatccactgtctgacgtctgaaaacattctgattgaaggctgtacagctccgatgtcaagacgtccggcagggtattcttactgtatattactggccgctctgttgtttggggcctctccagcatgttccatactgcagtactggctttagccagcagatggcgccattgcataatggcagaaagaaagcccccacctaggaaaccctgaatccaaaattggattgcaaagggttaaaatgttacaGCAGCATGAATAACATGTCACTACGATTtgcgggctcattcacacaggtgtattgtcACAGCATATTACGCACGCAACAAGCGGTGAATGGAAGCAAGTCTTTTTGGggtttcattcttccattcacacctgcgttggaactGTGAGGGGACATCCGTATaaaatgcaggagaaataaattgcagcatgctctattcctatATTTCCTACACGGCCCTTGAAGGGCAATGCCTGTGAATGGACAGCTTGGGGAATTTGAAGAAAAACGTCAGAATCCCGAGCATGCGTAATGCCAATCACAGCCCTACGcgatctctgccggcagagcaaaTGGGCCGCGAGATACTGCGttgtacacatacacacatggGAATGAGCTCTGAGTAACAAATTTACACTTGATGTTTGTTTTGCTAGCTGTGCACAATAAACacaccctcttttttttttttttttaattgcttggtTTTGAAACTGAGGCAGAGAAAGTAAAAATAGCTACTGCATGTGCTGTTCCCAAAAGTAGAACTGATCAATGTATTGTCACAAATTTTGCAGTAAAGAATAAATGtattaaattacaaaaaaaaacccccaaaaaacccagagcTACACCTTTCAACTCCGGACACCTGAAGAAGCCTCCATTCCAGAAATGCTGCAGTGAACCTTACATGCAGCGGTCACTATTAGCCATGGCTTCTAATGGGTTACAAGTTTTCATTCTGGCCTTAATAGCAGGGTTTTAGCTGTATGTAACAGCTGACGCTCCTGCAATCCCTGCACCACATTTTTCAGGCCTTTCTCAGGATTTAACCACCCACTGTGCTATACAGTTATGGTGCAGCATAGTAACGgtcagctgttttctgcagctcTGAAAAATGGACTtctcctctggataggtcatcaatagcttgtCTGCAGTGGTCTGCCGCTGAAGTGAGTAGGAGCTCTGTTTGCAATACCATGCAAAATCACTGCAGTGTATGGAGCTCTTTGCTTCTTGATATACTGTGACAGCAgcccggtgaacagctgatcagacaGGGACTCAAGTGGCAGACTCTTacttatcgatgacctatccttttttttaaaaaaagccggAAAACCCTTTTCCTGCCAATGTCGTATCTCCTATGTCCTTCTAGAATGGCATTTCAGTAGGCAAAGACTTGGCTTTAAATGTTTATCTCAGGTAGGTTGTGGCCTTGCTTTAAAGCTGCTGGGAATCTTTGCTTTAAAGAGAGCTTTGATCTTTGGCTTTATCTACAATACAGCCTGAGATATAGCCATCTCCTGTGTAAGCTCAGGAGTGATTGGTTGTGATAGTTCTTGGCGCTTGTGCATCTGacagttggcctgtgtaaaggggTCTTTAGCTTGCAGGATAGGGGTCAAGCTAATTCTACAGTATCAAATGGTCTCCCTCGTTGGACATACACCAATCAGTCATTTAGGTGACAAAGGACTTTTATTTAAAGGGGAGCTCTTATTCTTATTTTTGGGTGGGATTGTTGTCATCCGTCAAGTGCCATCTAAGACCAGACTTGCGAGTCCCTAGATGCAATATGCTGGTGCACTTTTCTTATCAGTAAACTGTTTTTCTGTATATTACTGTAAACAATGTATTAGAAGGGGAATTAATGGGGAGACAAAAGCCTCTGCAAATGTTATAATGAaaacgccaagatagtgtatggggatttgtcGGCATGCAGCAgtatgcaattaaaggggttgtctgatagtcaacttttttatttttattttttctaaacctGTTCCCCATAGCAGAAAATAACAAACAAGCTCATACTCTCCTCGCCGCAGCTCCGTACTCCGTGCCAGGTctgtgtttacaagctgcagtcagcctgtttaTTGCTTGAGTAttgaagtctgtgattggctgtagcagcctcTGATGTTCACATCATGGGGGGAGACCCAGAGCTGCTGGTGCGGGAGATGCACGGATCCAGGAGAGGCGAGTGTAGGCTTATTAAGTTATCTCTTCCAGAAATTGATGTATGAATACTTGCATCCCTTTGCAGATGTCCGTGGCGTTGAGGCTGCAGATCATGGGTTTTTGTTTCCAGAATATGAGCTTGTTACAGAACCCGAAGAGCTTGATTGTGATACGAGTCTGACTGATGATTCCACAATGAGTCAGATGGATGTAGAGTCAATGTCATCAAATGTGCCGTCAAACCTCGGTAAGATAATGGTTTTTGTGCTTTATGACGTGCTTGGTTTTAATTGTATAAATGATATGTAGTAAAGTTCAgcctaaaggctcttttacacgggctgatagcACTCGTGAGGTTTAGAAAACTATTACCACTAAGGTCATTGGCGCTCGCGCAGAGCTTTTACACAGAAAAACTTGGTGCCAGCTTGCGGGCTTCTTGTccacttcttgctcagcgcttcacccccaccccccaccccatgggcagtggggagcgtttacacaggatgagaagcCTGCAAGCCAACGAGGTCTTTCTAAGCTGATTGAAAagtcagtttaaccctttagtgaccaagcccgtttgcgccttaatgaccaggccaaattttggaaatctgacttgtcacttttacatggaataacaccgtaaaggctttgcatatccaagtgattctgacatcggTTTTTttggccacatattgtacttgatttaggcggaaaaaatagaccgatggaTTTTGTGCGGATTTATTAAAagctccaaaattgggaaaattttgaaagtcatttttttcacatttccaactgcaatatcttaaatatgtgcaaacataacatagaaatttttgataagatatatatttccatctgtttactttattctgggcgcacattggaaaaactttcatttttttaaccacttaggagatgtacaaa
Above is a window of Eleutherodactylus coqui strain aEleCoq1 chromosome 3, aEleCoq1.hap1, whole genome shotgun sequence DNA encoding:
- the PDCD2 gene encoding programmed cell death protein 2 isoform X2; amino-acid sequence: MTPRVQHRVSAHCEVSAEPLPSRENHVTVTASSRAGFSFSSIMAASITVMELGFVQECEPWRLRSPQFPIFRNQLPRKNETYSYGPPPDSPPPGEDPASFQLKCGLQLCRVCGCLGPKSCSRCHKANYCDRLHQLIDWRAQHKVVCAQEADVRGVEAADHGFLFPEYELVTEPEELDCDTSLTDDSTMSQMDVESMSSNVPSNLESSLDDLKLNEDDLTAMAKHESEDDKAFSRFKKRISVEPEQVLRYCRGGDPLWISLQNVPAENDIPNCECGAKRAFEFQVMPQLLNHLKVDSLQESIDWGVLAVYTCAANCNAETCYVEEFLWKQDVSVDTM
- the PDCD2 gene encoding programmed cell death protein 2 isoform X1, whose protein sequence is MTPRVQHRVSAHCEVSAEPLPSRENHVTVTASSRAGFSFSSIMAASITVMELGFVQECEPWRLRSPQFPSKVGGRPAWLGEEGLPGPERLQCGVCKKPLAFLLQVYAPCTGSFHRTLYLFACRDPACHRAGENRSYKVFRNQLPRKNETYSYGPPPDSPPPGEDPASFQLKCGLQLCRVCGCLGPKSCSRCHKANYCDRLHQLIDWRAQHKVVCAQEADVRGVEAADHGFLFPEYELVTEPEELDCDTSLTDDSTMSQMDVESMSSNVPSNLESSLDDLKLNEDDLTAMAKHESEDDKAFSRFKKRISVEPEQVLRYCRGGDPLWISLQNVPAENDIPNCECGAKRAFEFQVMPQLLNHLKVDSLQESIDWGVLAVYTCAANCNAETCYVEEFLWKQDVSVDTM